The segment ACGACCCCTGGGGCTTCCACCCCGACTCCGCGCGCCGCAGCATGCTCATCACCGCCCTCCTCTACCACTACTGGTTCCGGGTCGAGACGCACAGCATCGACCGCATCCCCCGCGGGCGCGTCCTGCTCATCAGCAACCATGCCGGGCAGATCGCGCTCGACGCGGCCATGATCGTGGTCGCCTGCTTCTTCGAGGCGGAGCCGCCGCGCGTGGTCCGCGGCATGGGGGAGTACTGGCTCCCGACCGTGCCCTGGCTGAACGAGCTCATGGTGCGCACCGGCTCCGTGGTCGGCACGCGCAAGAACGCGATCGATCTCCTCAAGAACGAGGAGGCGGTGATCTCCTTCCCCGAGGGCATCCGGGGCATGAACAAGCTCATCTGGGAGCGCTACCAGCTGCAGGAGTTCGGCCAGGGCTTCATGCGCCTCGCGCTCGAGACCGACACGCCGATCGTGCCCATCGCGGTGGTCGGCTCCGAGGAGCAGGCGATCGCGATCGCCAACGCGAAGCCCCTGGCGCGCCTGCTCGGCATGCCGGCCTTCCCGGTGACCGTCACCTTCCCGTGGCTCGGCCTCCTCGGGGTCCTCCCCTTCCCCGTCAAGTACCGCATCTACTTCGGCGAGCCGATGCGGTTCACGGGGAACCCGAGCGACGAGGACGACGTGATCGGCGAGAAGGTGGAGCAGGTGAAGGCGCGGATCGCCACCATGCTGGCCGACGGCCTCGCGGCGCGGCGCTCGCTCTTCTGGTAGGAGGCGGAGCGTTCACCTGAGACGAGTCGGTCTCGCGCTTCTTCTCCTTCCCCTGCTCGCTATCGCCGGCGTCACGTTGCTCCTACCGCTTCCGTTCCTGAAGGAGGGCTGCGACCTCGAGGAGCTGCCGCTCTTCGCCAGCGTGGCCACGGGCATTGGGGTCCTTGCCGCAGTATGGTGGCTCGTCACGTGGGGCGCGCCCGTGTTCCGCACGCTTGGCTTGGTCATCCTCGCACTGCCGCTCTCGGTGCATCTCCTGCTCGTCGTGACGCTCAGCAAGAACTGGCTGACGGCCCGTGCGGAGGCCAGCCGCGCACGCATCGTCTCGCTGCGCGAGAGCCCGATCCGCTGGCCGCGGATCGACGACCCGGTCGGTCTGCGGCTCGACATCGAGCTGGAGCATACGATGTCACCACGGGGCATCCTCTATCCCCCGCAGGTGCGCATGGACGGCCCGGAAGTGCCGTCTCCGAAGGGATACTTCGGGACGAGGGGACGTTCCGCGCTCGGCGTCTCCCCGTGGCGCCAATCGGACGCGGCGCCGCCACCCTCCCCCGCGCGGCTCGTGTACGAGCTGTACCCGCCCGCCGTCA is part of the Deltaproteobacteria bacterium genome and harbors:
- a CDS encoding acyltransferase family protein, with the translated sequence MVLAPIVSLSRAVTDALPRSIHALQHEIDERMLRIPTRLNAYGYDPWGFHPDSARRSMLITALLYHYWFRVETHSIDRIPRGRVLLISNHAGQIALDAAMIVVACFFEAEPPRVVRGMGEYWLPTVPWLNELMVRTGSVVGTRKNAIDLLKNEEAVISFPEGIRGMNKLIWERYQLQEFGQGFMRLALETDTPIVPIAVVGSEEQAIAIANAKPLARLLGMPAFPVTVTFPWLGLLGVLPFPVKYRIYFGEPMRFTGNPSDEDDVIGEKVEQVKARIATMLADGLAARRSLFW